TGTTCCTCATCAAAGTCGAACTCAGTTGGAGTCGGAGGcctagagagaaaaaaagacaggtaGCCGTTTATCTCCTCAAATGACCCAAAAGTTGCAAGATTTTAACTAGTCTCATtaaaaaaactagaaataaataagggcttcatcccactttggacaccactgctgtGGTGGAAAGGGTCACGTTAAGTCCtgtgacttcctgtttcctctgTTAGCCTGATTTCATGCTCAGGTCTatgttctgcaaaagctttttccctgctgccatcagactgttaaactgctgttgaactACCAAACTAcccacaaactctgcacaacatttgcattttttttgcacattttaccaTCATTGTAGCTCATATATtcacacatttgcattttttgcacatttttgcatcattgcagctcATATAGCATTAAAAATGCTATTGGACTCCCAGTCTTAAAATTGcacaaacaaatgcattcatgcacaaatgcccttgcacaatccaatctctacataaataatgtctcttttttgttacatttcaattgtttgtatactgtatatttaaaatctactgtttacttctaaatctctgccgcacctaaaactgtaatttaacttctactgcgatttacaaaagctgtacgaaacgaaatttcgttctgctGCTAGCTAGGAAGCCAACTGTGAAACCCCAGAGGACCCTGAGGGATATGTCCCACAGCGCCCCCCTGTGGTCAGCTGATCAGGTGCTCCTGCTGTGATGTTTGGCCTTGTTGATGTTTTaaggtgctttataaatgaagTTGTGTGGTGTTTATCCATGCCTGCTGAGCTGGGAGGaaatatagatttttaaatCTCCTCAGCATAGTTGTCATAGTCCAGGGATCAGGAACCTTTACAAACcacagagccatttttgccgtcggtccagctaaacaaatttagtttagagcagcaaaagttacaatctctttgaaacaagagcttgtttttatattatactataggaaatttgtttacttttttttttaattaaagatcaacagtttttattatttaaccaacagtatttttatatttaggtttaatacattttcttcaattggacatttgatttttatagcaaatggcatcaaaatgatgaaaaagcaagtcgttTGCAACCAATTGACAAAAACATACTTcatttatctatagtaaaatattttatacacCATTAGTTCCTttatttctggaaatgttatgcatgtattgcagaactaaatgcatcataaagctagcaattttgaattacctttacatttagaaacatttaccAATTTCCCCCCCTGCATTTGTGGTCTaggagccaaagctgaaggtgtaaagagccgcaggttgcagacctctgTCATAGACTCTTAACTTTTGAAGAAATCTGATTTAGCTGAAAGgttcaaaacaactggacttctattctgaagctgaagatattttgcttcccatccaggaagctttctcaatttaaaatgtctggagcagcatggagttccaagctttatagacctgctaaCGAGGCCTCGTTAGACCTTAGATTCACCAACAATGGAGAGTTTTTAGGCTCATCGTTTGCCAggctcacaggagaaatgtgaattttttttttttttttttttttttgattgatcatgacctggatgactgagaatcttcaacCTTTACCTGAAAGGCCTTATGTCTTAAGGAAATTTAGTTTTTGCAGATTTGCTGAAAAGAAGTCAGTAAAGAGGTTACAAGTAGCACTAACTTCCGTTCCCTCTCCAGCCGCTCCCTCTCCTTCGTCGCATCTTCCTCGTCGTCCCTCTCAGGCGAAGGGGTGCGCTCCGGTGTTGGGGGCCTCCTGGGGAGGGGCACAAAGTTCAGCTCCAGCATCTCGCCTTTAGCAAGGGCCTCATAGAGTCTTTTGATCTCAGCCGGAGCGGGCATCCAGTTTTTGGGGTCTTCCATTTCCTCGTCGCTGTACGGGATCTCCCACTCGTCGTCCGCGACCGCAGCCTGCTTCCCCTCGTCGGCGTCGCCTCCGGCGCTGTCCTGGCTCTCGCCCGTCTGCGCCTCTGCTTCAGCTGCATCCGTGTTCTCGTCTGAGAAAATTAAGAGTCGGAAATTGGATGTTacaaacacgttttttttttttttgcaacattcaTTGTGCAATATGTTAATTCTGCCGTTTTCCTTAACACATCGGATAAGACTCTTAGCCCATTAACTTCAGTTTgatcttactttttatttctttaatgacTGTATGGAGAATCTTTAtcgtcattatgtaaccataataaCATTTTGGTGAGACGTGGGCTCAGAATTCCCATTTAACACACAGACGTGCATCAAAGACACCCATGGAAAACGAAGAACGAGCACAGATGGTCCGTCATACGTAATGCGATAATGTGATGGATGGTTTTTCAACACGTTTAATGCAAAATTTAAGTAAAATTCtgcatggttttaaaaagattttgcaaaaaaatgtaaaaggtgtGTCCTATAATCTTATTCATCACCGTTTACTCTGACAGCCCGAATTAAAACCTGGTGCAACCGGTTGTCTTCATGCTTACATGCAAATACTTTGAGTTTGTTCCGTTACAATGTACTTAGTATACTGTACTAAGGTCTTCATTTGATCTTTTTGTTGATTAATCCCATAAaattaaaagttgcaggacaaaatgtggaaaaagttgatTAAATCTGAATTATTCTGGAGGCCACTCGGTGTTGTTGCTGCTGATCATGCTTCTCGGTTCTAAAGGAGTTACCTGCTTCATCCTTGGCAGCAGAGTCTTCCTCCTCTCCAGCCGTCACCTCCGTGTCCTGCTGCCCGGCGCCGCCCTGCTCCTCTGTGGCTGCAGCCGCTTTCTCTGAGTCCTTCACCCCCATGGCCTCCATGCCCTCCCTCAGGGCAGAGTCTGCGGCCTCAGCCTGCATCCTCTCAGCTGCTGGAGGGGCGTTCAGAGCCAAAGGTCCgcgtttaaaaaaaggaaagaaacggGAAAACTGTGCAATCAGAAGAGTTGACTTTTTTGCCCACAACGGCTTATGCCACTTTAGCTGTCTTTCCTGTTTTATAATacaaacacacaataaaaatcTCACTTTAATGCTGCAGTCTACATGCTAGCTCCAGTCAGGCCTAGCCGCTAGCTCGGTTTAAACATAAATCAATCAAATTACCGTTCAAACGTGTCGCGGATTCGGTCGTGGTTCGGTTAGACGGTGGATAAACGGGTCCCCGGGTTGCTTTCCAAGCGACAGAAATCACCGCATCGCGCCATGAATCTCATCAAGTGCGATAAAGGATTAGACTGAGACATAAACATAGCGCCATTTTGGCTGGAGGCACTGTCCGTGACGACATGTCGTTCGGTTGGACGCAGAAATCCCGCTGATATAACACTAGATGGATGG
Above is a genomic segment from Fundulus heteroclitus isolate FHET01 chromosome 10, MU-UCD_Fhet_4.1, whole genome shotgun sequence containing:
- the pagr1 gene encoding PAXIP1-associated glutamate-rich protein 1, coding for MQAEAADSALREGMEAMGVKDSEKAAAATEEQGGAGQQDTEVTAGEEEDSAAKDEADENTDAAEAEAQTGESQDSAGGDADEGKQAAVADDEWEIPYSDEEMEDPKNWMPAPAEIKRLYEALAKGEMLELNFVPLPRRPPTPERTPSPERDDEEDATKERERLERERKPPTPTEFDFDEEQMQSTPKNPFLNRRRTPGSSARSSVKREARLDKVLSDMKRHRKIEEHILRTGRDLFRSEKKLEEALSPNSQKEREKERERDSNPNTIFSPRQRRY